The sequence ctcctttatttaaaaattatctaatattttcacaaattactaaaaaaatatttgttttgGGCTCCTTGACtagtatatatattcatatattatatatataatagttagTTTATACTGTTTTGATTCTAAATATTAAAGAGTTTTATATGCATGCAATGCAGGGCTATTCAAAATACAGTAACAGGGTTCCCAAGGCCACTATTGAATTTGAGTTCATCAGTATTTGCAGGAGTAATAAAGGATGCATTTGGGAGAGACCTAATACCTCCTTTCAATCCTTACAGAAACAGCCTTAACTTTCTTATAGCATCATATTTAGTTCCCTATGTTGGACTAACTGGCTACGTTGGAGCAAACCCTAACCTAATCAAACCTACTTCCAAGAGTGTAAGCTTCAAAAATTTCATTTCATTCATGTTTATTTACTACTTACTAccacaaaaaagaaaatgagTTAAATTTGGAACACTCACGTTAGAGCACTACGAACAATATCTTTTCTCTATCCGTTGAAATATATCTCAAaaattttacttaattattttatatcaaTTTTTTAGGTTACACCATACATCAACTTAATTCTCTATCTTTCTTCTCTACATCAACTTCTCTATCTTtctatctattttaaaaaatgtgtTTAAAGGAACTGATGGAGCTTATTTTTATGTCATtctctttaaatttttaaagaagATAAGAGTTTAAAGGAATTGTTGTGAGTGCTCTTAGATAAGTTAAAATAGCTAAGAGGTATAAATTAGCCGAAAATGTTTAAAATATCACTATATCAAGTGAGGTACTATACCCTTGAACTTTTACCTCGCCATTAGCTTAATGAATAGTTATGAGTCAAAacgtattttttatttttctctctctctctctcattatttaattaattttctttattttctttgtcCCATTTTTTGTTTTACATAATAAAAGATATGCAAATAtatgatatttaaattatataaagaaaGAAGTTGATGTATTGTGTAAATTAAAATATGCCagataaaacagaaaattaaaagtttttGATGATGTTGTAAAGAATAGAGAAGATAAGGTGATGAAAGTACTCTAAAATCTTACCTGATGTTTTTTGTATGGTGTTCATTCAGCTTGTGGCTGGTCTTTTGGGTGTGGAATCAGGGCAAGACGCTGTAATTAGAGCATTGTTGTATGAGCGTAGGGAGATGAGAGTGGAGCCTTATAATATAACTGTGGCAGAGTTCACAAATCGAATTTCTGAGCTAAGGAACAGGCTGGGACGAAGTGGTGTGAAAGATGAAGGGCTTGTAGTACCAATAGCTCTAGGCGCTGAAGGAAGAGTTTCTGGAAATGTACTCTCTGCAAATCAAGACTCACTTTCGTATGGAAGGACACCGGCGGAGATACTTAGAATTGTGTATGGAAATGGTAATGAACGTGTGCCTGGGGGTTTCTTTCCCAGAGGAGCAAATGGTCGTATTGCTAGGTCTTATATCTAGTTTCTAGGTAAAATAGTTTCTCATGAGAaagtaattataattaaaacttggtacttttataaaaataaataaataaattaattaaataaacactcTACTTTATAGATTGATGATACATAAATCAACTACAATGTTTTGATTGTATATGTATCTTCCAAACTGTTAGTGTGAGTTAAATTACAAAGCAATATATAGTGCAACATTGTAAATAAAGCCAGAGAACGTCTATTAAAATGAGtaacaataatatttatatattatgaaatattagtattatgtaatattataatttggagaaagaaaatagagaagagataagaattttctgagtgttttattccaatatgtgatctcctatttatacatatacaagagtcaaatattaaaaaactaaaaaaaaaaaaaaaactaagaggTTGTTTGGCTTTATAGTTTAAAAACTGTCTTCTGTTTTTTaaaactgaaaacagtttttaaaaactattaggAGTCTTTtggcaaaaaattttaaaaatagttttttaaaaattgagttttaaaaaactagaaaacagaaaacatcaaaatgatgttttcaattttcaaaaataatttttttttgtctaacatattatattttatattttgctcaCATACTCGGATCCTAGACTCGAAACcatacccgaacctagacctagatggATTAATATCATGGTATGGTGTTaaaatatagattttttttcataagaaaaaatctaagaacaatttttaaaaatttgtgccaaataccattaaatttttaaaatgacaaaattaaaattattttctattctcacttttaaaaacacaattttacaAACTGAAAACTGAAAACACAGCCAAACAATCTCTAAGAGAAAGGGAATGTTAAGAAAAAGGAaatgttgattacattaatggtaaaaga is a genomic window of Cannabis sativa cultivar Pink pepper isolate KNU-18-1 chromosome 9, ASM2916894v1, whole genome shotgun sequence containing:
- the LOC115721955 gene encoding ferritin-like catalase Nec2, with the protein product MSMRMSSHMGSMASSIVAFMLVLLLPKYLAVNNNIGIVLNSDVDLLEFPLNLEFLEAEFFLYGALGYGLDRVAPQLTKGGPPPIGATKANLDNVTTDIITQFGFQEVGHLRAIQNTVTGFPRPLLNLSSSVFAGVIKDAFGRDLIPPFNPYRNSLNFLIASYLVPYVGLTGYVGANPNLIKPTSKSLVAGLLGVESGQDAVIRALLYERREMRVEPYNITVAEFTNRISELRNRLGRSGVKDEGLVVPIALGAEGRVSGNVLSANQDSLSYGRTPAEILRIVYGNGNERVPGGFFPRGANGRIARSYI